A genomic window from Rhodococcus sp. KBS0724 includes:
- a CDS encoding DUF2786 domain-containing protein — protein MSSEKMLTRIGALLRQAESTDNPHEGEAFMAAAQRLATNSAIDLAVARAHTASSEKRATPTQRLITIGEPGKRGLRTYAQLFIAIAAANDVQCDIAQTSAVIFAYGFAGDIDVCEALYSSLLFQMVRDSDAYVRSGAYRGETSVRTVVETRGRRRVSTQVRKPVAGVTARLNFQMAYAARIGARLTETKKETETVSTASSSETALVLRNKEIELKDYYSSNSKARGTWRGGGRASAGHSSHARQAGDKAARSARLGNLPEIGGVRGQIDS, from the coding sequence GTGAGTTCGGAGAAGATGTTGACCCGCATCGGCGCTCTGCTTCGTCAGGCAGAATCCACCGATAATCCGCACGAAGGTGAAGCCTTCATGGCGGCCGCGCAGCGGTTGGCCACCAACTCGGCCATCGATCTGGCGGTGGCTCGCGCGCACACGGCGTCGTCGGAAAAACGGGCGACGCCCACCCAGCGACTGATCACGATCGGTGAGCCCGGCAAGCGGGGATTGCGTACCTACGCTCAGTTGTTCATCGCCATCGCCGCCGCCAACGACGTGCAGTGCGACATCGCACAGACGTCTGCGGTCATCTTCGCGTACGGATTTGCCGGAGACATCGACGTATGCGAGGCCCTGTACTCGAGCCTGCTGTTCCAGATGGTGCGAGATTCCGACGCGTATGTCCGCTCCGGCGCGTACCGCGGTGAAACGTCGGTGCGGACGGTCGTCGAAACTCGTGGACGACGACGCGTCAGCACGCAGGTCCGCAAGCCGGTTGCCGGGGTGACCGCGCGGCTCAATTTCCAGATGGCCTACGCGGCGCGCATCGGTGCCCGGTTGACGGAAACGAAGAAGGAGACCGAAACGGTGTCCACAGCGTCGTCCTCGGAAACCGCACTGGTGTTGCGTAACAAGGAAATCGAACTCAAAGACTATTACTCGTCCAACTCCAAGGCGCGCGGTACGTGGCGCGGCGGCGGCAGGGCCAGTGCCGGACATTCGTCACACGCACGTCAAGCCGGCGACAAGGCCGCCAGATCAGCACGGCTGGGAAACCTTCCGGAGATCGGCGGCGTCCGGGGGCAGATCGATTCGTGA
- a CDS encoding TIGR04338 family metallohydrolase, with translation MRDSQRSALYEAETLVRTMFDRADQRGTRSVEVLGSTITLPVERKFGSVESVQTYCDQVLSLNWVVESWPRASASVVVRARAGNAAAHYSNNTIAVPEDRDGRWALRELVVLHELAHHLGNPDSDSDEASHGPEFVDRYLSMVGEIIGPEAAFVLRAMFLAGGVQSS, from the coding sequence GTGAGGGATAGTCAACGTTCCGCCCTCTACGAGGCAGAAACCTTGGTGCGCACCATGTTCGACCGCGCCGATCAGCGGGGGACACGTAGCGTCGAGGTTCTGGGGTCAACCATCACGCTGCCGGTCGAACGCAAATTCGGTTCGGTGGAATCGGTACAAACGTATTGCGATCAGGTCCTTTCACTGAACTGGGTGGTCGAATCCTGGCCTCGCGCAAGTGCTTCGGTAGTGGTGCGCGCCCGCGCAGGAAACGCTGCCGCCCACTACTCGAACAACACCATCGCCGTCCCGGAGGACCGCGATGGGCGCTGGGCACTGCGTGAACTTGTTGTTCTGCACGAACTCGCACACCACCTCGGCAACCCCGACTCCGACTCCGACGAGGCTTCCCACGGGCCCGAGTTCGTCGACCGCTACCTGAGCATGGTCGGCGAAATCATCGGACCCGAGGCCGCCTTTGTTCTTCGCGCAATGTTTCTTGCCGGTGGCGTCCAGTCGAGTTGA
- a CDS encoding helix-turn-helix domain-containing protein yields MDNQRRLVLVRDESELPSSDAPARKPPLIREAYGRVLREVRRDQDRTLDDVAAEVGMSKQYLSEIERGKKEPSSEILRSICQALGMPLEHLLFRSGNKLVALNSLTFGNSPAPISGPVLMAA; encoded by the coding sequence ATGGATAACCAGCGCAGATTGGTCCTGGTCCGGGATGAGTCCGAACTCCCGAGCTCTGATGCACCTGCGCGTAAGCCCCCACTGATTCGCGAGGCGTACGGGCGAGTGTTGCGCGAGGTCCGACGCGATCAGGACCGGACGCTGGACGACGTCGCCGCCGAGGTCGGAATGTCGAAGCAATACCTGTCCGAAATCGAGCGAGGTAAGAAGGAACCGTCGTCGGAAATCCTGCGGTCCATCTGCCAAGCTCTGGGAATGCCGCTCGAGCACTTGCTGTTCCGCTCGGGGAACAAACTCGTCGCGCTCAATTCCCTCACGTTCGGGAACTCTCCGGCACCGATTTCCGGGCCCGTCCTGATGGCAGCCTGA
- a CDS encoding ATP-dependent Clp protease proteolytic subunit — MSQYMIPSVIERTPTGERSFDIFSRLLNERIVFLGTEIDDGVANVVMAQMLHLQADNPDREIGLYINSPGGSTTAMLAIYDTMQFLKPTISTYCMGQAASAAAVLLAAGTPGHRHVLAHSRVLLHQPSTQGSGTISDLALQAAEILRIREQTEVILSKHTGQSVERLRKDTDRDRIFTAHDAISYGLADTLIEGN, encoded by the coding sequence ATGTCCCAGTACATGATTCCCAGTGTCATCGAGCGAACGCCGACGGGTGAGCGATCTTTCGACATCTTCAGCAGGCTCCTCAACGAGCGCATCGTCTTTCTCGGCACGGAGATCGACGACGGCGTCGCCAACGTCGTGATGGCGCAGATGCTGCACCTGCAGGCCGACAACCCGGATCGCGAAATCGGTTTGTACATCAACTCCCCCGGTGGTTCCACCACGGCGATGCTCGCGATCTACGACACCATGCAATTCCTGAAACCCACCATTTCCACGTACTGCATGGGGCAGGCGGCGTCGGCTGCCGCGGTGCTGCTCGCCGCAGGCACTCCGGGGCATCGTCACGTTCTCGCCCATTCGCGGGTGCTGCTGCACCAACCGTCGACGCAAGGCAGCGGCACAATCTCGGATCTGGCGCTTCAAGCAGCCGAGATCCTGAGAATCCGCGAGCAGACCGAGGTGATTCTGAGTAAGCACACCGGTCAGAGCGTCGAGCGACTTCGTAAAGACACCGACCGAGACCGGATTTTCACTGCTCACGACGCAATCTCTTACGGATTGGCCGACACCCTCATCGAAGGGAACTGA
- a CDS encoding ClpP family protease, whose translation MTTPTPADTGYRDLLTDRLFRQRTILLTGEVNDEMAERVCSELVLLATTDPKRDIVLYINSPGGSVFAGLAIYDTMKLIPNDVVTVAMGFAASMGQVLLCSGTRGKRISLAHSRIMMHQPSAGIGGTAVDIAIQAESLELMKRQSQEILAAETGRTVEEIEIDSDRDRWFTAEQAREYGIVDRVVTTFAEIAPQATFPKIGL comes from the coding sequence ATGACTACTCCAACCCCCGCCGATACCGGTTACCGTGACCTGCTGACAGACAGGCTCTTTCGTCAGCGAACGATCTTGCTGACCGGAGAGGTGAACGACGAGATGGCCGAGCGTGTGTGTTCGGAGCTGGTGCTACTTGCCACAACGGACCCCAAGCGCGACATTGTGCTGTACATCAATTCGCCCGGTGGTTCGGTATTTGCCGGGCTCGCTATCTACGACACCATGAAACTCATCCCCAACGACGTAGTGACGGTCGCAATGGGATTCGCCGCCAGTATGGGTCAGGTTCTACTCTGCTCCGGCACTCGCGGAAAACGAATCAGCTTGGCGCACAGTCGCATCATGATGCATCAGCCGTCGGCCGGTATCGGCGGCACCGCGGTGGATATCGCGATCCAGGCCGAGAGCCTCGAATTGATGAAGCGTCAATCGCAGGAAATCCTTGCCGCCGAAACCGGCCGGACCGTCGAAGAGATCGAGATCGACAGCGACCGGGATCGCTGGTTTACCGCCGAGCAGGCACGTGAGTACGGAATCGTCGACCGCGTCGTGACGACGTTCGCCGAGATCGCCCCGCAGGCCACCTTCCCCAAGATCGGATTGTGA
- a CDS encoding Clp protease N-terminal domain-containing protein produces MPKINVYVPDDLAAAVRARQLPISAICQMALRGALDREAPDSSVRITEHIETDLPFSPHLASVISLAPAAAARKGSPTVDSEHLLQALLDEEENLILRGLDHLGLTRASIQKTLDLVVPDQTPLDDGDVTYGPAARVILEAAVADAQLVGNSVVNGANLVWALANASSGYAADVLDQLGFFQVTTHQALGLIEVGVGHTNRYAPAGQAAILTELAKITDRLARLEASLSSSCS; encoded by the coding sequence ATGCCAAAAATCAACGTCTATGTTCCGGACGACCTCGCCGCCGCGGTACGCGCCCGGCAACTCCCGATCTCGGCGATCTGCCAAATGGCTCTACGCGGCGCACTCGATCGTGAAGCACCCGATTCTTCCGTGCGCATCACCGAACATATCGAGACCGATCTACCGTTCAGTCCTCATCTGGCATCGGTAATATCCCTCGCGCCAGCTGCCGCAGCCAGAAAAGGTTCTCCGACAGTTGATTCCGAGCACTTGCTGCAAGCTCTCTTGGACGAGGAAGAGAACCTCATCCTGCGCGGCCTCGACCACCTCGGACTGACCCGGGCTTCTATCCAGAAAACTCTCGATCTGGTGGTCCCAGACCAGACGCCACTCGACGACGGCGATGTCACGTACGGCCCCGCAGCCCGCGTGATTCTCGAGGCAGCGGTTGCCGACGCGCAACTGGTCGGGAACTCCGTCGTGAACGGCGCGAATCTGGTGTGGGCCTTGGCAAATGCTTCCTCCGGATACGCCGCCGACGTCCTGGATCAGCTCGGATTCTTTCAGGTGACCACTCACCAAGCCCTGGGATTGATCGAAGTCGGTGTCGGCCATACAAACCGATATGCACCGGCCGGCCAAGCCGCGATCCTCACGGAACTGGCCAAGATCACCGACCGCCTCGCACGCCTCGAGGCCTCGCTGTCGTCTTCGTGTAGCTAG
- a CDS encoding FAD-dependent oxidoreductase — MARSLPRFHGQIVTDDSENLHVSTDVLIVGGGPAATWAAVAAAESGASVTLVDKGYVGASGVAATAGVGHWLVPPVPERRDEEISRRERSGGFITDRVWTEAVLDEAWERTALIPEWGYKPSASPRGPGSLFGARPGERSFSGAAPDYLRFLRGKVKKSGVHVLDHSPALELLVDSNGTVSGATGYQRQVKRPWRVDAGAVILATGGTTWKSHSLGGDVNTGEGHLMAVEVGAHLSSMEFSNFYGMVPFGTSMDKNGFFVSASYWDHRGEPIRYHDLHQSRAELLGASLRGTITAQFTQFDKEMWPALRAAMPNFFMVTDKLGIDPFNERFPMDWVQEGTVRGTGGIHVLDYEASTGVPGLYAAGDIAARDRIVGAATGAGGPNLSWAIATGTWAGRAAARYSAKRGLPTSFGGEPSGTLGVRGRGAVHVADTVRSIQSEMLPIDKAVFRSNDGLADSAARLDRLWESASSAPNVEYSGMDAIAQRESAGMLAMGRWAVRTAMARTETRGMHTRTDFPDTDSRQAHRLLSGGLNDIWVQPDTELPRVGITLAAQGSAS; from the coding sequence ATGGCGCGCTCACTCCCTCGCTTTCACGGGCAGATAGTCACGGACGACTCCGAGAATCTGCACGTGTCGACCGACGTGTTGATTGTCGGCGGCGGCCCGGCGGCAACATGGGCGGCAGTTGCCGCCGCCGAATCCGGCGCCAGTGTCACGTTGGTGGACAAAGGCTATGTCGGCGCAAGCGGTGTAGCCGCGACGGCAGGAGTCGGACATTGGCTCGTGCCCCCGGTTCCGGAACGCCGCGACGAAGAAATCTCGCGGCGCGAACGCTCCGGAGGTTTCATCACCGATCGAGTCTGGACCGAAGCGGTTCTCGACGAGGCTTGGGAGCGAACAGCTCTCATACCGGAATGGGGCTACAAGCCCAGTGCCAGCCCGCGCGGTCCCGGCTCCCTGTTCGGCGCCCGGCCCGGCGAGCGATCGTTTTCCGGCGCCGCCCCGGACTACCTCCGCTTCCTCCGCGGCAAGGTGAAGAAATCCGGAGTACACGTACTGGATCACAGTCCTGCGCTGGAACTTCTCGTTGATTCCAACGGAACCGTCTCCGGGGCAACGGGTTACCAGCGCCAGGTCAAACGGCCTTGGCGCGTCGACGCCGGTGCCGTGATCCTCGCGACCGGCGGAACCACGTGGAAGAGCCACTCGCTCGGCGGTGACGTGAACACCGGGGAGGGTCACTTGATGGCCGTCGAAGTGGGGGCTCACCTTTCCAGCATGGAGTTCTCGAACTTCTACGGAATGGTGCCGTTCGGAACCAGCATGGACAAGAACGGATTCTTCGTCTCAGCGTCGTACTGGGATCACCGCGGCGAACCCATTCGGTATCACGACCTACATCAAAGCCGCGCAGAGCTTCTCGGCGCTTCACTGCGCGGCACCATCACCGCCCAGTTCACTCAGTTCGACAAAGAGATGTGGCCCGCTCTGCGCGCCGCGATGCCCAACTTCTTCATGGTGACTGACAAACTCGGGATCGATCCCTTCAATGAACGATTCCCGATGGATTGGGTGCAAGAAGGAACCGTCCGGGGTACTGGCGGAATACATGTTCTCGACTACGAGGCGTCGACGGGAGTGCCCGGCCTCTACGCGGCCGGCGATATCGCGGCGCGCGACCGCATAGTCGGCGCTGCCACCGGAGCGGGTGGACCCAATCTGTCCTGGGCCATCGCGACCGGAACGTGGGCTGGACGTGCTGCGGCCCGATACTCGGCAAAGCGGGGATTGCCAACCTCATTCGGCGGCGAACCGTCCGGAACCCTCGGCGTTCGTGGGCGAGGCGCCGTGCACGTCGCCGACACCGTTCGCTCGATCCAGTCCGAGATGCTACCGATCGACAAGGCAGTTTTCCGTAGCAACGACGGTCTCGCCGACTCGGCTGCGCGCTTGGATCGGCTGTGGGAGAGCGCGTCTTCTGCCCCGAACGTCGAGTACTCCGGCATGGACGCCATAGCGCAACGCGAGAGTGCCGGAATGCTTGCAATGGGCCGATGGGCGGTACGTACTGCCATGGCGCGCACCGAAACCCGTGGCATGCATACTCGCACCGATTTCCCGGACACGGATTCGAGGCAGGCCCACCGGCTACTCAGTGGTGGGCTGAACGATATCTGGGTGCAACCGGATACCGAATTACCGCGTGTTGGTATCACATTGGCCGCGCAGGGGAGTGCGTCATGA
- a CDS encoding ferredoxin family protein: MIEIINADRCTTCDICVRICPMNVFEAVPDAPPVIARHSDCQTCFQCEAYCPADAMFVSPSRTPEPQGSEFLDEEHLLGQNLLGMYRERVGWRKSSPRPTQSTADYHQLAQNARRTP; this comes from the coding sequence ATGATCGAGATCATCAACGCCGACCGATGCACCACGTGTGACATCTGTGTCCGGATCTGCCCGATGAACGTCTTCGAAGCCGTCCCGGATGCCCCTCCCGTGATCGCCCGGCACTCGGACTGCCAAACATGTTTCCAGTGTGAGGCGTACTGCCCGGCCGATGCCATGTTCGTCTCGCCCTCGCGCACACCGGAACCTCAGGGCTCCGAGTTCCTCGACGAAGAGCACCTCCTCGGGCAGAACCTGCTCGGGATGTATCGCGAACGCGTCGGGTGGCGTAAATCGTCTCCCCGCCCGACACAATCCACAGCCGACTATCACCAGCTTGCACAGAACGCCAGGAGAACACCATGA